From the Aquirufa lenticrescens genome, the window GGCTGCTTAGTCTGATAGACTAACCAATTGCCATCGTTCAGCCCTGTCCAAACTCTGCCGACGGGGGATTCTGAGCGTCGACATGCAGAGTCGCTGAATCCGATTTCTCTAACGGTTCAGTAGTATCCAGAGGATAAGTGTTAGGTAAGGTCTGATCTGAACCTATCTAACATCGAAAATTAATCAAATCTAAACGTGTAGAAAGCAGCAGTTCTCTAGGTTTGGACGAGGGTTCGAGTCCCTCCGATTCCACTTATGAACGTTAAGTTCAGTATTTGAAGCATTCATTAGTTCGAAAGAATAAATGAATGCTTTTTTATTTGCCCGTTTAATTTTCATAAAACATTTTGGAATATATTTACGCAATTTTAAAACCCACTCTACATGAAAATTTTATATTCTATTTGTTTCACTCTTATCTCCTTTTTATCTATTTCCCAAACAGATAGCACCGAAGTCCTAGAGGATTACAGCAACTACGGTGAGCCTGAAGGTGTAAAAAGATACACCACGCAGAAAGTGCTTAACCAAACACCTCAAAAAATCATTAGTGTTGGTTATGAATACAACGGTGAATTTCACATGCCGGGCATTCGAATTGCGGAATCCTTTTCTATTCTAGAAGACAAACATGTAAGCCAAGTAAATGTATTTAAGGCGCAAGTGAATGTTCCAGTTGTCGCAACTAACAAAATCATTTGGCAATTGGGAGCTAATTATTGGGGATCAAAATTTGCCGTTGAAAACCCTGGTAGTAATGCATTTGCAAAACAATTAAATCAAACTTCACTCATCAGCGCTGGATTAAATACAACAATATTCAAACCTCTGAATGAGACCAATTTTATGATTTTTCAAGCAAGCGCAGATGTCAATGGCTTATTTAATGAAAATGCTAAGGTTACGTCAAATGCCCTGACCATCAGTGCAACAGCCATTTATGGATGGAAAAAATCAGAGAAAAATATGATTGGTACAGGTATCGCTAGATCATATAGAGCTGGCAGGTTGATGTATTTTCCGGTATTGTTTTGGAACAAAACGTTCAATGATAAATGGGGTATGGAATTATTACTTCCTGCTAAAGGATTTATCAGATATAATATCAACACCTCGAACATGATTCAGGCAGGATTTGAATTAGAAGGAAACCAATTCTCTATGCCAATTCCTTCTACTCAACGAGATTTATTTTATATACAACGAGGGGAGTTAAAACCAAGAATCATGTGGGATAAGAAAATCACTGGATTTTTATGGTTTAGTGCACAAGTCGGATTACGCTATAACTACCGATTTGATGTAATGAATAAATATGACGGAAAAGAAGATAATGACAGCTATTTTTCAAGTAAGCTAGGGAATCCTCTCTACTTTAATATCAGTTTAAACTTAGTTTCTCCCTAACAAAAAAAGGCTCCTGATGGAGCCTTTTTTTTATTAAAGTTATTTAGCCACTTGCCTTGTCCAAGTATCTGTTCGTCCAATAATTGAGACACCGATATATCCACGTACCTCAAGTGAATTATTATTTATCAACTTCATTGTAGAGGAATACGTATTCCCATTCTTAGGGTCATAAATATTGCCATCCTCCCAAACATTTTCACCTTTAGAAACAAATCCCCAAATATTAATTAATCCTAACACCGGTTTTGTTTTAGCGGAAGGATCGGCATTATTCTTATCTAATTTGGGCTTACCTGTTTCTGGATCAATCGGCTCCTTCAACCAAACCACTCTTCCTTGGTATTTATCACCGTTTTTATAAATTTTCACCATGGCATTGCCCTCCCCTGTTTTCCAAACACCTAATATGGCATCTGGATTATCAAGTGCAATGGAATTGAATGATTGAAGGAATAAACCTACAAAGAGAAAAACAAATATTTTTTTAGTCGTTGACATAATTGACAGTGGTTTAGTTTAAAAAATAGATTTCTGTGCTGCCATCTTTTCGATTTCAGCCACTGAACGAGGAGAACCTTGAGAAAGGTTCACATTTCCTTTTTCGGTAATTAAAATATCATCTTCGATACGGATACCAATATTCCACCATTTCTTATCACACTTACTTCCAGCTGGAATATAAATACCTGGTTCAACGGTTACCACCACACCTGCTGCTAAAACGCGAGGTCCTAAATCATGTACATCTAAACCTAAATGATGTGAAGTTCCGTGAGGGAAATACGTACGCGCTTCTTTCTCATTAGCCACAATGCCTAATTTGATTAAACCTGCATTCACTACAGCTCGGGAAGCTGCGTCTATATCACTAAATGGAGCACCAGCTTTACAAGCTGCAATTCCTGCATCCTGAGCAGCAAGAACGATTTCATACAAGGCTTTTTGCGCCTCTGAGAATTTTCCATTCGCTGGAACCGTTCTTGTAACGTCCGCTGAATAACCGTGGTATTCTGCTGCACAATCACTTAATAATAAATCTCCCTCTTTTATCGTCTTCAAATTCGTGATATAATGTAAAACGCAGGCATTTTCTGCTGCACCATTGATACTATTATAACCAGGATATTCCGAACCCTCTTTTTTGAAATGGTATTCCATGATCGCCTGAGCCTGGTATTCTTTCATACCTGGTTTTACTGCACGCATCACGTCATTATGACCTAAAACACTGATGGAAGCTGCTTTTTGAATTAAAGCGATCTCTTCAGGTAATTTAATGCCACGTAGGTTTCTTAGGGTATTTAATGTAGATCTAGATGCCAATGGCTTTGCGTTTGAAATCACTAAACTATCCACTAACGAGGCCATGCGAGTTAAAGGATCTGGCTTTACTTGGTATTTAGCAAAAATACCCTCTGTACGGTACAACGTATAGACAGAATCAACACCTGCCAAAGAAATGGCAGAGCTTGTAAATTGGTCATTGATGAACACATTTTCCATCTTGCTCTTGGCTTTGAAACCGTCCACTCCAAGAATTTTACCTGTCCATAATTCTTTAAATGGATCACGGTTTTGAACAAAGATAAATTCAGTTCCAGTTTTCCCTAAAAGGGTTACTGGCTGCTTAAACAATAATAAAACAGCGTTAGGCTCTTCTAAACCTGTTAAATAGTAAAAATTTTTGTTTTGCGCATATTGAAACTCGGTGTCATTACTACGCTGACGTGTTTGTGATGCGAAAAAGATACCCACGCCTTTGTCAGACATTTTCTCTTTAAAGGCAGCACGACGACCCGCGTGAAATTCTGGACTTAAATAATCCGTTGGATAATCTTGAGCAATAGCAGATTGCAATGACAAAGTCGCGAACAATCCGATGATGAGGTGTTTGATTTTCATTGAATAATAGATATTTGAAATAGCAAGATAAGAAAAAAGGCTCCAGATGGAGCCTTTGAATTAACTTTTTTGGCCAAAATAACGACTTAACCAAAAACCACAAAGCCCCCAAGCGACTATCGCATCAATCAATTGAGCGCGTAAATCATATACTGGGTACCAAATATGCTCCGTGTAAGAGGTACTACAAAAGGCCATAAAACCAATCGCAATCGAAATACCGACAATGGTTGAACGACGTGGAATCTTCAATTTTGAAATAACCCACACTAATAAAAAAACAATCAATATATCCACAGCAAAGCCACGAATCATATTCATCGTCATATCCGTTTTATAAGAAGAGTAATAAATCACCCGAGCCCAAGGTTTACCAGCAATCGACTTAGTAAATCCTTCCAACTCCTCCATTGACTGATTATGACTCATGCGAGGCAAAATATACCCGCCGGGTGCTAATTCTTGTTTATTCAAGAAATGTAGAATCGTGTCTTGTTTAGCGGTATACTGCTGAACAGGCTCATGTAAATTTAACGCTACATGAGACATTGTCTGCCATAGAAAGATAATCAGACCGCCCACTAAGGAACCAATAATGACTTTTTTCATTTTATTATAATTGATTGAACGGTAAAATTAAGAATAAAATGCAAATATAAATGAAAAATGTTCAATTACTTGAAGCCTTCTATCTTTACTTTCCAGCTTTGTGGAAAACCAGAAAAGGAAGGATTCCCTATCTGACCTTGTGCCATCCAAGCTAAAGTGGACAATAATCCACCGTTTCCTGGCATATACAACCTCAAACGCTTATCTTGAAAGTTGTGGCCATTGTTTAAATAAGTATTCTTTTGAACCGATTTCAATAAGTAATCTACCGCCCTTTCTGAATCATGTAAACGTAATGCGGTCATAGCTAATAAAGGGTAATCCCACCCCCAAGTACTTTCCCAATTCCATACTTTATCTATTTTTTGTAAGGTAGCGCGCATTTTAATTGGATCCGTAGAAGGTAGCGGTTCTACCATTCCCATCGCCCCCGCTATTGCGGGATGATCTGAAATAAATTTAGGATTTTTGTAGGTATCACCATATCCTTCTGCTGCTTGGTAGATACCCGCCTGTTCCGGAAGAGCCGGAAAATGACTTAAGATATGAACCCATTTTTTATTAGGTAGTTTTCCTATAGTTTTTCGCCATTCTTGTGCAATTCGCAAACCCTGGTACCAATAAGCTAACTCCAATGGTGCATTATAGGTCGTAGAAAATGGAAGCGATTCCTGGGCTGGAATAAAGCCTGGCCCTAAACGATAAACGTTTCGAAGAGAATCCCAGGACAACAAATCCTCCATCGCAAATGCCGTTTCCTCCACTAAATAGTGGTATTTCTCTTGAAATGATATAGGCTTTCTTTTTGCTATCACATCCAACATATCAATAATATGAGGTTGTTGCCAAAGTAAAAAAGATCCCACAGAAGAGGGCGACTCTCCCCCATCCGGATCCGTCATTTTTTGCCATCTAACACCTCTTAATCCTTGTCTCTGGGCTAACTCTTTCGCGGCCTTGAAATTTCGTTCATACCAAGGCAAGACTTTCTCTAGGTACTCCACCTTATTCCAATAAGCAAAGTGCATTAAATGCCACCAGGTCATTTCCAAATGCGGACGTCCAAACCAGGAATTATACACCAATCCAGTTTCTTGAGGGGGCTCATTGCTGGAAGATTGAACTTTTGCCAAATACATACTAAGCACCATTCGCCGTTCTAATTCTTTGGCTCGTTGATCCTTCACCTGCCCAAAATCAATCATTCCTCCTTTGGTCCAATAATGTTCCCACTCTTTTCTTCCCTTCAAACGCGCAGCCATGAACTTGCTAAATCTAACCTCACCAAATCCAATCGCCATTTCAACCTGAGCTGATTGATTTGCTTTAATCTCAAACATGTGAGCACCTAAATTCCGAACTTGAATGGCCTCATTAGCTTGTATAGTCACAGGGTAAAGTAATGAATCAATTTGATGGTGAAATATCACTTTCTGAAGTAAGGAATCAGAAAGAAAGGATTTGTGTTTTTCCGGAAAAGCATCGGTAACCCCTTCGTCTAAAAATTGCTGTGAGGGAAAAGGAAAATCTAATTGAAAACTTAATCGACCTGAAACAAGTAAGGGCGATTCAACATTCGTATAGATTATATCTTCTTGAGGGTCAGAAAATGTAAACACCTTAACAGGAACCCCTTCCACTGAAAATGAAGATTGAATTTCTCCTCTGTAAGGATTTAAAATTTGTTTTATATCCTTTATATCTTTCAAGGAAGCCAATGATCCATTAGAAAGCATTATACGAAAACCCCAATGACCCAAATGAATTCGATGGGGATTCGCTCTGAAATAATCTGTTGCGGCATCTTTTCGGGCATTTTTATGCGCTTGCAAGGCATAAGTCATGGGTCTACCAGCATAATTTTCAGTGCGGTAAGTTTCGGAACGCTGAAAGTTTTCTGGGTTGGAGAAAGAATGCCAGGACCAAGAACTTTGAGTACCTAAGGGAATACCTTTTGCATAATAAGCAGGAAAGGTTTGCAAACCTGTTGCATCGACTGTGAAGGCAAAATGCCCATTTCCTACTGACAAGGAAGATAAAGTATCTAAAGTATAATTATATACTTTATGCCGTTCTATTACCTCTTTCCGATCTATTTTTTGCGCAAAAACAGCCACGGAAAGAAATAATAGCAGCAGAACCCTCATTTATTTTGCTTTTAAAATTTCCGATCCAGCTAATAAATAACATCCTGCACCAAAATCCTCGAAGTTAGGCACAGATGTCTTAGTCACAGGTTGACCATCTTTAGGTTCCTTACCTGTTCCTTGCACATAAGCTAAAAAACCATTGGGTTGAACACAGGAATCAATGGCTTTCCAACCCTTATCAACTGACTTCTGGTATTTCGATGCAGGCAATAAACCTGAGCGAATTCCCCAAGCCATCCCGTAAACAAATAAAGAAGTACCCGTCAATTCAGGTCCACCATAATTGGATTCATCCATCAAACTGACATTGTAAAAGCCATCTTTACGCTGTAAAGGCAATAAAGCAGCCGCAAGATCTTGGAAATCTTTCACATACTCGGCTCTGTGGGGTGCATTGGCAGGCATTAGATCCAACGTTCTCGCTAATGCCGCAAAAACCCATCCATTACCTCTGGACCAATAACAATTCGTACCATTCGGTTCTTTGTAGGGAGGAATGAAGTCTTTGTCTCTCCACCACAAATGCTCCTGCTGGTTATATAGTTTAGCTTTCGTATCCGCATACAAATCATGCATTTTAGTAAAATACTTATCCTCTTTAAAACGAACGCCTAAACGGGTGTAAACAGGCATACTCATTTGAAGGCAATCAATCCAAGACCAATCATTCGACTTATCAGTCGCAACCATATTATCAATATTCTCTTTAATGGGTTTGATGCGAGCAGAATCAGCTTTCAAGTCGAATAAGTCCAAATAAACCTGCCCACAGGCTTGATCATCCGCATTTCTTGTCTTAAGGCCATTGCGCAAGGACCAATGATGAAATTCACCCCAATCTTCCATATATTTTAAATCAGAGGCACGCGGATCTAGTTTATACAATTCCATTAAGCCCTCATAAAAGACGGCACGCGTCCAAATATTGGAAGGGCGAGTCTTGTCTGGACTCACTATTACTTTCGTCACATCTGGCCAAACACTTTGGAAATACGATTTAGCTACATGCATATGTTGCAAGACCTGAGTGCGATCCGGCTTTGCAGCGAAAATACTGAATGGTAATAATAGAAAGAGTAATTTCTTCATCAGGCGAAATAAAAGACAGGTGTTAAATCGATAGCAACGGGTGAATGATCTGGATTCGTCTCCATAATATCTGCCATATAGGCCCACCACTTTTTCATTACTTCCTGAGCCGGAAGCGAATCGAGTGTAGATAAATCTGGGGCTTCCAAATAGCCAAAAAGCGTACGGGTACTTTCATCCAAGAAGATGGAATAGTTTTGGATACCTACCTGATGCAATAAAACCCCTAATTCAGGCCATATTTCATCATGTCTCTTTTTGTATTCTGCCGAATGACCCGGCAGCAAATACATTTTAAACGCCTTTCGCTGCATAAGAATTGATTTCTTATAGAAGACGGAATCGAGTTAATTTTACTTAGAAATTCGTTCTGTAAATGCTTGCAAAGCTGCATCATCAAAACCTAAATGAGTCACAAAACGAACATAAGTAGGACCAAAGGGAGCACAATAAATACCCAATTCCTTTAATTCAGCCACTTTATCTACTGAAGCTATTCCCGCTTGTAATTCTAAAATGACAATATTAGTTGACACGGGAAGAATGGCTTTCACCCAAGGGAGTTTCTCACAAACGGAGGCAATGACTCTTGCGCGTGCGTGATCTTCTTTCAAACGGTCTACTTGGTTATCTAAGGCGTAAATTCCGGCCGCAGCTAATAATCCCGCTTGTCTCCATCCTCCTCCTAGACGCTTTCTAACACGCCTAGCCTTCTTAATAAAGTCTTTAGAACCGACAAGAATGGAACCGATGGGTGCCCCTAAACCCTTAGACAAACAAATGGAGATCGTATCAAACCAATTGCCAAATTGGGCAGGAGTTTGACCCGTTTCCACAATGGCATTGAAAATACGCGCGCCATCTAAATGCAGAGATAGGTTTATAGAACGACAAAAATCAGAAATTTCCTGTAAAGCTTCTGATGTATAAATACTTCCTCCGCCTTTATTTACGGTATTTTCTAAACTGACTAATCTACTCTCACAGGCATGAATATCATCAGGCGAAATGGCTGAACGGATTTGGGAAACTGTCAAACGACCTAAATCCCCTTTCAATAATTTAACAGAGGCTCCTGCGTTCGCCATAATTCCTCCCCCCTCGTATAAGTAAATATGAGAAAGTTCGTCGCAAATAACCTCTTGACCTTTGGAAACATGAACTGAAATCGCAATCTGGTTTGATTGAGTTCCGGAAACACAGAAAAGTGCGGCTTCCTTATTGAATAATTTCGCCACCTTATGCTCCAAGGTATTTACCGTAGGATCCTCACCAAACACATCATCGCCTAGAGATGCGGAAAACATCGCCTCGCGCATTCCAGGAGTTGGTAAAGTAAAGGTATCGCTACGTAATTCAATCTTCATATTAAAACTGCTTTAAGTAAGACAATTTAGCTAAAAAACTTTGTTGCTTCTGCTGGGTGCTATCCATGCCTTGAAAATTTAAGGTATTAAATACGAGGTAAACATAAGATAAAGGCTGGTATTCCCAGGCCAATCGCATATTCACCGAATTCAAGTTATCTGTTGTATTTTTCTGGTAAAAGCCTATTAATTGCAAACGCGGATTGATGGCCATTCGAGTCTCCAAAATCAATAAGTTGACTTCTTTCGTCTCACGAGCGACACCTACGTTCTCAAATTTGCTCCAGTTCCATGATAAGCCCAAATTCACATGGGGCATTGGCGCTAACCGAAACTTAGAATCAATCATTTGTAATGTTCCATCAAAAAATCCTCCCCAACCATATTCAGTAGAACCAGAATATTTAGCACTTGGATCACTCGCTAAGAAAAATCCTTTTCTAAAATACTGGTAGTTTCCTGGTTGAATGCGAATACCTACCGGGTTAAATTCATCTTCCAAGTTCTGAACGCTGCCATCAATATAAGCGCCAATGATACCCCCATTC encodes:
- a CDS encoding DUF6268 family outer membrane beta-barrel protein; amino-acid sequence: MKILYSICFTLISFLSISQTDSTEVLEDYSNYGEPEGVKRYTTQKVLNQTPQKIISVGYEYNGEFHMPGIRIAESFSILEDKHVSQVNVFKAQVNVPVVATNKIIWQLGANYWGSKFAVENPGSNAFAKQLNQTSLISAGLNTTIFKPLNETNFMIFQASADVNGLFNENAKVTSNALTISATAIYGWKKSEKNMIGTGIARSYRAGRLMYFPVLFWNKTFNDKWGMELLLPAKGFIRYNINTSNMIQAGFELEGNQFSMPIPSTQRDLFYIQRGELKPRIMWDKKITGFLWFSAQVGLRYNYRFDVMNKYDGKEDNDSYFSSKLGNPLYFNISLNLVSP
- a CDS encoding DUF2147 domain-containing protein encodes the protein MSTTKKIFVFLFVGLFLQSFNSIALDNPDAILGVWKTGEGNAMVKIYKNGDKYQGRVVWLKEPIDPETGKPKLDKNNADPSAKTKPVLGLINIWGFVSKGENVWEDGNIYDPKNGNTYSSTMKLINNNSLEVRGYIGVSIIGRTDTWTRQVAK
- a CDS encoding aminopeptidase P N-terminal domain-containing protein → MKIKHLIIGLFATLSLQSAIAQDYPTDYLSPEFHAGRRAAFKEKMSDKGVGIFFASQTRQRSNDTEFQYAQNKNFYYLTGLEEPNAVLLLFKQPVTLLGKTGTEFIFVQNRDPFKELWTGKILGVDGFKAKSKMENVFINDQFTSSAISLAGVDSVYTLYRTEGIFAKYQVKPDPLTRMASLVDSLVISNAKPLASRSTLNTLRNLRGIKLPEEIALIQKAASISVLGHNDVMRAVKPGMKEYQAQAIMEYHFKKEGSEYPGYNSINGAAENACVLHYITNLKTIKEGDLLLSDCAAEYHGYSADVTRTVPANGKFSEAQKALYEIVLAAQDAGIAACKAGAPFSDIDAASRAVVNAGLIKLGIVANEKEARTYFPHGTSHHLGLDVHDLGPRVLAAGVVVTVEPGIYIPAGSKCDKKWWNIGIRIEDDILITEKGNVNLSQGSPRSVAEIEKMAAQKSIF
- a CDS encoding glycoside hydrolase family 88/105 protein; translation: MKKLLFLLLPFSIFAAKPDRTQVLQHMHVAKSYFQSVWPDVTKVIVSPDKTRPSNIWTRAVFYEGLMELYKLDPRASDLKYMEDWGEFHHWSLRNGLKTRNADDQACGQVYLDLFDLKADSARIKPIKENIDNMVATDKSNDWSWIDCLQMSMPVYTRLGVRFKEDKYFTKMHDLYADTKAKLYNQQEHLWWRDKDFIPPYKEPNGTNCYWSRGNGWVFAALARTLDLMPANAPHRAEYVKDFQDLAAALLPLQRKDGFYNVSLMDESNYGGPELTGTSLFVYGMAWGIRSGLLPASKYQKSVDKGWKAIDSCVQPNGFLAYVQGTGKEPKDGQPVTKTSVPNFEDFGAGCYLLAGSEILKAK
- the rhaM gene encoding L-rhamnose mutarotase, coding for MQRKAFKMYLLPGHSAEYKKRHDEIWPELGVLLHQVGIQNYSIFLDESTRTLFGYLEAPDLSTLDSLPAQEVMKKWWAYMADIMETNPDHSPVAIDLTPVFYFA
- a CDS encoding threonine aldolase family protein; translation: MKIELRSDTFTLPTPGMREAMFSASLGDDVFGEDPTVNTLEHKVAKLFNKEAALFCVSGTQSNQIAISVHVSKGQEVICDELSHIYLYEGGGIMANAGASVKLLKGDLGRLTVSQIRSAISPDDIHACESRLVSLENTVNKGGGSIYTSEALQEISDFCRSINLSLHLDGARIFNAIVETGQTPAQFGNWFDTISICLSKGLGAPIGSILVGSKDFIKKARRVRKRLGGGWRQAGLLAAAGIYALDNQVDRLKEDHARARVIASVCEKLPWVKAILPVSTNIVILELQAGIASVDKVAELKELGIYCAPFGPTYVRFVTHLGFDDAALQAFTERISK